Proteins found in one Geomonas subterranea genomic segment:
- a CDS encoding HAD family hydrolase — MDPIRLLIFDLDGTLIDSLPDLTDATNLIRERNGLPRIGVSDVRKLVGQGARSLVERALPGVGDPEVEQALEEFLAYNLAHIADKTHPYPGVPETLIELSGLGIPMVVLSNKNVALCREVLGKLGLERHFTDIFGADSFPYRKPSPEPVLAVLSEFGVAAGQCVMVGDSVNDIAAGGGAGVWTVGCSYGYGDASELEEAHYRVPDFPSLLDLPFAQGKNVAAMKKS; from the coding sequence ATGGATCCCATCCGCCTGCTCATCTTCGACCTGGACGGCACACTGATCGATTCCCTGCCCGACCTGACCGACGCCACCAACCTGATCCGTGAGCGCAACGGGCTGCCGCGCATCGGCGTAAGCGACGTGCGCAAGCTGGTGGGGCAGGGGGCGCGCTCGCTGGTGGAGCGCGCGCTCCCCGGCGTGGGCGACCCCGAGGTCGAGCAGGCGCTGGAAGAGTTCCTGGCCTACAACCTGGCCCACATAGCCGACAAGACCCATCCCTACCCCGGCGTTCCCGAGACCCTGATAGAGCTTTCCGGTCTGGGGATCCCGATGGTGGTCCTTTCCAACAAGAACGTCGCCCTGTGCCGGGAGGTGCTCGGTAAGCTGGGGCTTGAGCGGCATTTTACCGACATCTTCGGAGCCGATTCCTTTCCGTACCGGAAACCCTCCCCCGAGCCCGTTCTCGCCGTACTGAGCGAGTTCGGCGTCGCCGCGGGGCAATGCGTCATGGTAGGCGACAGCGTGAACGACATCGCCGCCGGGGGCGGGGCGGGAGTCTGGACCGTTGGCTGCAGCTACGGTTACGGCGATGCAAGCGAGCTCGAAGAGGCCCACTACCGGGTCCCCGACTTCCCCTCCCTGCTTGATCTTCCGTTTGCGCAAGGAAAAAACGTGGCCGCGATGAAAAAAAGCTAA